A region from the Palaemon carinicauda isolate YSFRI2023 chromosome 16, ASM3689809v2, whole genome shotgun sequence genome encodes:
- the LOC137654997 gene encoding uncharacterized protein isoform X2, whose protein sequence is MKLLLITALATVVALCHAGGSKGGFGGGGFGGGGFGGGGFGGGKGGFGGGSFGGGHGGGIGGGSFGGRSYGSGGFGGGSFGGGHGGGFGGGGFGGGKGGSFGGGSFGGGHGGSFGGGSFGGRSYGSGGIGGGSFGGGQGGGFGGGKGGSFGGGSFGGGHGGGFGGGKGGSFGGGSFGGGHGGGFGGGHGGSFGGGLSGGRRYG, encoded by the exons ATG aaacttCTGCTGATAACCGCCTTAGCCACAGTCGTGGCCCTGTGCCATGCAGGTGGTAGTAAAGGCGGATTTGGAGGAGGTGGATTCGGAGGAGGTGGATTCGGTGGTGGTGGATTTGGGGGTGGAAAAGGTGGCTTTGGAGGTGGATCTTTCGGAGGCGGTCATGGAGGTGGCATTGGCGGTGGATCCTTTGGTGGCCGATCATATGGAAGCGGTGGCTTTGGAGGTGGATCTTTCGGTGGTGGAcacggaggaggatttggaggtgGTGGATTTGGAGGCGGTAAAGGTGGATCCTTCGGAGGTGGATCTTTCGGAGGCGGTCATGGAGGCAGCTTTGGTGGAGGATCTTTCGGTGGCCGATCCTACGGAAGTGGTGGTATTGGAGGTGGATCTTTTGGTGGTGGACaaggaggaggatttggaggaggtAAAGGAGGATCCTTCGGAGGTGGCTCTTTTGGTGGTGGAcacggaggaggatttggaggcgGTAAAGGAGGATCCTTCGGAGGTGGCTCTTTTGGTGGTGGAcatggaggaggatttggaggaggaCATGGTGGTTCCTTCGGAGGTGGACTCTCTGGTGGTCGACGATATGGATAA